From Amphiprion ocellaris isolate individual 3 ecotype Okinawa chromosome 10, ASM2253959v1, whole genome shotgun sequence, one genomic window encodes:
- the tgs1 gene encoding trimethylguanosine synthase isoform X4 — protein sequence MMLERSRFTVMADIILSRRHSSNGDETIHCRCSRAFVQDRELYRSDNRQLSSAQANTEVQEADDKEEEAEKEMLDDETQLMASMGLPLAFVSSSDKRTVGRRSNRMAVTCWDEAAEEEKGQYDLEVDNKADEPVVCDLLVTGGIQDAEWENYWAQQGETLLWSNWLEKHPETELLFAVDPGTVTAPWDNPDTKAAWDKHAAETYYSYWELFMYWAAQGWTTEQSVGNGNTGGEEAAGLMDGDIQAQSAGQRKGETEAESQKREDDIEVLNDLFEQTCILKTGDQSDRQCVSVADTKQQSESELCGSDDPSDGGNDRKRCAASSQQNTAEQTASDPQQAAVRPDRLYNARKKMPDRGDDDDDDDDDKPDGGGYSKLKRSHELDVEESPHLTPEEAWRKLRLKHNPEPRFDSVMSFKGRPGPKCKRNKRAVCSINKHTRFSVMDEDSTQPQISSPICKVQNFLEMVKKATPFDQCEVGGGSSSLVKPPFLVEVIGEEERRRSKELKSVEKEEEGFKEEGCNCASSLDAERSKCTLPNTPFNFASGSVDSEREEEVKDQPWRQLTCQQIPDFHMSDVPEELSMKDVKKPKKKNGRRGRNQEIPAEMAADPELAKYWAQRYRLFSQFDEGIKLDREGWFSVTPERIAEHIALRVDHSFSDSHLVIDAFCGVGGNAIQFALTGKRVLAIDIDAVRLDMARHNAAIYSVADRIDFLQGDFLQLAPRLRGDVVFLSPPWGGPDYLTAEVFDISTMMEPDGFEIFRLAKMISNNIVYFLPRNADMDQVVSLAGPGGKVEVEQNFLNNKLKTVTAYFGSLIKCDSN from the exons ATGATGCTGGAGCGGAGCAGATTCACAGTGATGGCGGATATCATCTTAAGTAGGAGACATTCGTCTAATGGGGATGAGACGATTCACTGTCGCTGCTCAAGAGCCTTCGTGCA GGATCGAGAATTATATCGTTCCGATAACAGACAGCTCTCCTCTGCCCAAGCAAACACTGAAGTCCAAG AAGCAGACGATAAAGAAGAGGAGGCTGAGAAGGAGATGCTGGATGATGAGACTCAGCTTATGGCCAGCATGGGTCTGCCTTTGGCCTTTGTCAGCTCATCTGATAAAAGGACAGTG GGGAGGAGGTCTAACAGGATGGCTGTCACATGCTGGGATGAAGCAGCTGAAGAGGAAAAAGGTCAATACGATCTAGAGGTTGACAACAAAG ctGATGAGCCGGTGGTGTGTGATTTACTGGTGACAGGAGGGATTCAAGATGCTGAGTGGGAAAACTACTGGG CTCAACAGGGAGAAACTCTGCTATGGAGCAACTGGCTTGAGAAACATCCAGAGACTGAACTGCTGTTTGCGGTAGACCCTGGAACAGTGACTGCTCCTTGGGATAACCCAGATACAAAGGCTGCCTGGGACAAGCATGCTGCAGAGACCTATTACTCTTACTGGGAGCTGTTTATGTATTGGGCAGCACAGGGCTGGACCACTGAGCAGTCTGTTGGTAATGGGAACACTGGTGGGGAAGAAGCGGCAGGGTTGATGGACGGAGATATACAAGCACAGTCAGCTGGGCAAAGGAAGGGTGAAACTGAAGCTGAGAGCCAAAAAAGAGAAGATGACATTGAGGTTTTGAATGATCTGTTTGAACAGACCTGCATATTAAAGACAGGTGATCAGAGTGACAGACAGTGCGTGAGTGTGGCTGATACCAAACAACAGTCAGAGAGCGAGCTCTGTGGGTCAGATGATCCTTCTGATGGTGGGAATGATCGCAAGAGATGTGCTGCCTCCTCACAGCAGAACACAGCTGAACAAACAG CTTCAGATCCCCAGCAGGCTGCTGTTAGACCTGACAGACTGTATAACGCAAGGAAAAAGATGCCAGATAgaggagatgatgatgatgatgatgatgatgacaaacCAGATGGGGGAGGATACAGTAAACTCAAACGCAG TCATGAGCTGGATGTGGAGGAGAGCCCACATCTGACACCCGAGGAAGCTTGGAGGAAACTCAGACTCAAACACAACCCAGAGCCTCG GTTTGACAGTGTGATGAGCTTTAAAGGCAGACCTGGTCCAAAGTGTAAGAGGAATAAGAGAGCAGTCTGCAGCATCAACAAACACACCAGGTTCTCTGTGATGGATGAAGACAGCACACAGCCACAGATCAGCAGCCCCATCTGCAAG GTCCAAAATTTCCTTGAAATGGTCAAGAAAGCGACTCCCTTTGACCAGTGTGAGGTGGGAGGAGGAAGCTCATCCCTGGTCAAGCCTCCATTTCTTGTAGAAGTGAtaggagaagaagagagaaggaggagcaAGGAGCTGAAGAGtgttgaaaaagaagaagagggctTCAAAGAAGAGGGCTGTAATTGTGCGTCCAGTTTAGATGCAGAGAGGAGTAAATGCACTCTGCCAAACACTCCTTTTAACTTTGCCAGTGGGTCTGTGGACagtgagagggaggaggaggtaaAGGATCAGCCCTGGAGACAGTTGACATGCCAACAAATTCCTGATTTTCACATGTCTGATGTGCCTGAAG AACTGAGTATGAAAGACGTAAAGAAGCCAAAGAAGAAGAATGGTAGGCGAGGAAGGAACCAGGAGATCCCAGCAGAGATGGCTGCTGATCCAGAGCTGGCTAAGTACTGGGCTCAACGCTACAGACTCTTCTCTCAGTTCGATGAAGGGATTAAGCTCGACCGAG AGGGCTGGTTCTCTGTTACTCCGGAGAGGATTGCTGAGCACATCGCCCTCAGGGTGGACCACAGCTTTTCTGACTCTCATCTGGTCATAGATGCTTTCTGTGGTGTGGGAGGAAACGCCATCCAGTTCGCTCTCACTGGAAAGAGAG TCTTGGCCATTGATATCGATGCAGTACGGTTGGACATGGCTCGACACAATGCTGCGATTTACAGTGTTGCAGACCGAATTGACTTCCTGCAAGGTGACTTCCTTCAACTGGCCCCCCGTCTGCGTGGTGATGTGGTCTTCCTGTCACCACCATGGGGAGGACCAGACTACCTGACTGCTGAGGTGTTTGACATAAGTACCATGATGGAGCCTGATGG ATTTGAGATTTTCCGCCTGGCCAAAATGATATCAAACAACATAGTGTACTTCCTGCCTCGCAATGCTGACATGGATCAG GTGGTATCTTTGGCAGGTCCGGGAGGGAaggtggaggtggagcagaACTTCCTGAATAACAAGCTGAAGACTGTGACTGCTTACTTTGGCAGCTTGATAAAGTGTGACAGCAATTAA